One genomic window of Methanosarcina acetivorans C2A includes the following:
- a CDS encoding cobaltochelatase subunit CobN, translating to MLGAENNTEAFEAVLAEGDPGVTINLYNATEANSTDFSSEKVLFLASLDEEALANINSTLNQSAHIVSYDLPEGFDLGNSNDPNMTELWEAGGYHNIKTLIRYMNDTFYGGGVQDPEKLEVAFVFSRESAVLTMDKVALDPELSGVINISTYFGRSNEDLSFDLSDKDIIIMRNLDAQVIEAISPTVNQAKANGAYIISLGDLIQSYNLHNVNLSDPNYADITEYFTYDSEENFKRLATFVGVKFADRYDVIEEPVSRPLYGLYHPDAPEVYSSASDYLDWYLNRGDDEHVYDPARPTVGIISDSFTYIDTRDAPLVEALVDSFESRGCNVVVATYSYKDEGSRDYLMMNGSCIADSVVIISRGSRFNYADSEQGIEDLKTWNVIPLNGIRLFYDVSAEEWENSSHGVGPEQTYQLSAAEMDGIIEPIVIGCKDPSIGDSVYYPIDYQVEWLVNRTISWTELHRKANSEKKIVIPYYAAEAGKAEIGADIDYYLDAQASLANLLLAMKERGYNLGNDSLPDRDELAEIMLERGHNVGVWAPGVLDSLVENGDVILIPEARYLEWFDSLPEEKQAEMEEIWGPAPGEIMVWENETGKYLVIPKLEYGNILLAPDPMWGWDQDESVTYYDGSIPPTHQCLAFYKYMGEEYGADALFTIFSSIEMMPGKESGLSAKDWGAILLQDMPMVHVLPMDAEGIFDRRRANMLIVDFLTPTIVPSGLYGNLTLLQQDINLFEQAYDPAVKAEYRELILNTTRELDLDTDLGVDLESISGNETKTDAFIEDLDAYLGELKTIFMPYGSHTLSEPPTGESLVAMVEAMLGDDFKAHVEEVNSTDGLTTFLLNETVLSGRTAEEAQNLVLGTTSENVSSDLELALEYTERINACTIEIPRILDALEGKYIPPGPAGDPIRNPDALPTGRNLCTFDDRLVPTKAAWNVGVKLGDELLEQRLAENGTYPEKVSFLLWSIETSRNQGTMESEIFYLLGVKPVWDSKGRVQDVELIDSDELGRPRIDVLVTTSGSYRDMYASRLQLIDRAVKLAANASDDETYPNYVKQNSERIEESLLAAGYDQETAENLSTSRIFCPSPGSYTPGIENAISGADWEDREDIADLYIDRMGYVYGENIWGEQYTDVFRENLADVEVGVFSRTSNVYGVLEHPMVAAYFGGLSMAVESVRGSSPDMYINNLRSSGQEGVETLQHFLSRDLRSRYMNPTWIEGMMQDGYDGTRYMNAFVENMRVWEVATPDLVTEDMWNEVYKTYFQDQYDLGVTEHLKNTNPYAYQSIALNLIESVRRGDWNPSDEVLEELAREYAESVVEDGVTCCHHTCGNPTLNSYVAGLVSVPGFTEAIEEATQESLEQEVFEKHSSSGNKGSSTPVIRSSESSNQTVMEEDAGYGVDSPEPAPEVSRSSADPDYVEGYEMTQETVENEDGGGMSFSGADILGTLFVLVAAGGIYLGIRKKKF from the coding sequence GTGCTGGGAGCGGAGAACAATACGGAGGCATTTGAAGCCGTGCTTGCTGAAGGTGATCCGGGAGTGACTATAAATCTCTATAATGCCACCGAAGCAAATTCCACGGACTTCAGTTCAGAAAAGGTGCTCTTTCTTGCTTCCCTTGACGAGGAGGCCCTCGCAAACATCAACAGTACGCTAAACCAGAGTGCACACATCGTTTCTTATGACCTTCCCGAAGGTTTTGACCTGGGGAACTCAAACGATCCGAATATGACGGAGCTCTGGGAAGCCGGAGGGTACCACAACATCAAAACGCTCATAAGATACATGAACGACACGTTTTATGGAGGTGGCGTTCAGGACCCGGAAAAGCTTGAAGTTGCTTTTGTCTTTTCCAGGGAAAGTGCCGTACTGACGATGGATAAAGTGGCTCTTGACCCTGAGCTCTCCGGAGTCATTAATATCAGTACGTACTTCGGGCGTTCCAATGAGGATCTGAGCTTCGATCTGAGCGACAAGGATATTATAATAATGAGAAACCTTGACGCCCAGGTAATAGAAGCTATCTCTCCTACCGTCAATCAGGCAAAAGCCAACGGGGCTTATATTATCAGTTTGGGAGACCTGATCCAGTCTTACAACCTGCACAATGTCAACCTCTCGGACCCGAATTATGCTGATATTACTGAATATTTCACATACGATTCGGAAGAAAACTTCAAGAGGCTTGCTACTTTTGTGGGGGTTAAGTTCGCAGACAGGTATGACGTGATCGAAGAGCCCGTTTCGCGTCCTTTATACGGGCTTTACCACCCCGATGCCCCGGAAGTCTATTCCTCTGCCAGCGATTACCTTGACTGGTACCTTAACAGAGGCGATGATGAGCATGTTTATGACCCTGCAAGGCCCACTGTGGGGATTATCTCGGATAGTTTCACGTACATTGACACCAGGGATGCACCGCTTGTGGAGGCTCTTGTCGATTCCTTCGAATCCCGGGGCTGCAATGTGGTTGTTGCTACTTATTCATATAAAGACGAAGGCTCCAGGGACTACTTAATGATGAACGGGAGCTGTATCGCAGACAGTGTGGTCATAATTTCCCGGGGTTCTCGCTTCAACTATGCCGACTCCGAACAGGGAATCGAGGACCTTAAGACCTGGAATGTGATCCCCCTGAATGGAATCCGCCTTTTCTACGATGTGAGTGCGGAGGAATGGGAAAACTCCTCTCATGGGGTCGGGCCCGAGCAAACTTACCAGCTTTCGGCTGCGGAGATGGACGGGATCATAGAGCCCATAGTAATCGGTTGCAAGGACCCTTCCATCGGAGATTCGGTTTACTATCCGATCGACTATCAGGTGGAATGGCTGGTAAACAGGACAATTTCCTGGACCGAACTCCACCGCAAAGCAAACTCCGAAAAGAAGATCGTAATCCCCTATTATGCTGCAGAAGCCGGGAAAGCTGAAATCGGGGCTGACATTGATTACTACCTGGACGCTCAGGCAAGCCTTGCAAACCTCCTTTTAGCAATGAAGGAAAGGGGATACAACCTCGGAAACGACAGTCTTCCGGACAGGGACGAACTTGCCGAAATCATGCTGGAAAGAGGACATAATGTGGGGGTCTGGGCTCCGGGAGTTCTTGATTCCCTTGTTGAAAACGGAGATGTTATCCTCATTCCTGAAGCCAGGTATCTTGAGTGGTTTGATTCTCTCCCTGAAGAGAAGCAGGCTGAGATGGAAGAGATCTGGGGGCCTGCTCCCGGAGAGATCATGGTCTGGGAAAACGAGACCGGAAAGTATCTCGTAATTCCGAAGCTCGAATACGGAAATATACTGCTTGCTCCCGATCCGATGTGGGGCTGGGACCAGGATGAGTCCGTGACCTACTATGACGGTTCGATCCCTCCGACCCACCAGTGTCTGGCTTTCTACAAGTACATGGGAGAGGAGTACGGAGCAGATGCTCTTTTCACGATTTTTTCGAGTATTGAGATGATGCCCGGAAAAGAATCCGGGCTTTCCGCAAAGGACTGGGGTGCGATTCTCCTGCAGGATATGCCTATGGTTCATGTACTTCCGATGGATGCCGAAGGGATTTTTGACAGGCGAAGGGCGAACATGCTGATTGTGGACTTCCTGACCCCAACCATTGTACCTTCCGGGCTTTACGGAAACCTGACGCTGCTCCAGCAGGACATAAACCTGTTCGAACAGGCATATGACCCGGCAGTCAAGGCCGAATACAGAGAGCTCATCCTTAATACTACCAGGGAGCTTGACCTTGACACGGACCTGGGAGTGGACCTTGAAAGCATTTCCGGAAACGAAACAAAAACCGATGCTTTCATCGAGGACCTGGACGCCTACCTCGGAGAACTGAAGACTATCTTCATGCCTTACGGTTCGCATACCCTGAGTGAGCCCCCTACGGGAGAAAGCCTGGTTGCAATGGTCGAGGCAATGCTCGGGGATGATTTCAAAGCCCATGTTGAGGAAGTAAACTCTACGGATGGGTTGACGACGTTTCTTCTCAATGAGACTGTACTTTCCGGAAGGACAGCCGAAGAAGCCCAGAACTTGGTGCTGGGTACGACTTCGGAGAATGTAAGCTCTGACCTTGAGCTTGCCCTTGAGTATACGGAGAGAATCAATGCCTGTACCATTGAGATTCCGCGCATTCTCGATGCTCTGGAAGGGAAATACATCCCTCCGGGACCTGCAGGGGACCCTATCAGAAACCCGGATGCTCTTCCGACCGGAAGAAACCTCTGTACCTTTGATGACCGTTTGGTGCCTACTAAGGCAGCCTGGAATGTGGGAGTCAAACTCGGAGACGAACTTCTCGAACAGCGGCTTGCTGAAAACGGGACCTATCCTGAAAAAGTCTCTTTCCTGCTCTGGTCCATAGAGACTTCGAGGAACCAGGGGACTATGGAGTCCGAGATCTTTTACCTCCTTGGCGTGAAGCCGGTATGGGACAGCAAAGGGCGGGTACAGGACGTGGAATTGATCGATTCGGATGAACTCGGAAGGCCCAGAATAGATGTTCTGGTCACGACTTCCGGGTCCTACCGCGACATGTATGCAAGCCGGCTCCAGTTGATCGATAGGGCGGTCAAACTTGCAGCAAATGCTTCTGATGATGAAACTTATCCTAACTACGTAAAACAGAACTCTGAGAGGATTGAGGAATCTTTGCTGGCTGCCGGGTATGATCAGGAAACTGCTGAAAACCTTTCCACATCTCGTATTTTCTGCCCGTCACCCGGTTCGTATACTCCGGGAATCGAAAATGCCATTTCCGGAGCGGACTGGGAAGACAGGGAAGATATCGCAGATCTCTATATCGACCGTATGGGATACGTCTACGGGGAAAATATCTGGGGAGAACAGTATACGGATGTCTTCCGGGAAAACCTTGCTGATGTGGAAGTCGGGGTCTTTAGCCGGACATCCAATGTTTACGGAGTGCTTGAGCACCCGATGGTTGCAGCCTATTTCGGAGGGCTTTCCATGGCAGTGGAAAGTGTTCGAGGCAGCAGTCCTGACATGTACATCAATAACCTGCGCAGCTCCGGACAGGAAGGAGTGGAAACCCTGCAGCATTTCTTGAGCCGGGACCTCCGTTCTCGTTATATGAACCCCACATGGATCGAAGGCATGATGCAGGACGGGTATGACGGGACACGTTATATGAATGCTTTTGTTGAGAATATGCGGGTATGGGAAGTTGCTACCCCCGATCTGGTTACGGAGGACATGTGGAATGAAGTCTACAAAACCTATTTCCAGGACCAGTATGACCTGGGGGTTACCGAACACCTGAAAAATACGAACCCTTATGCCTATCAGTCAATTGCCCTTAACCTCATCGAATCCGTAAGGAGGGGAGACTGGAATCCTTCCGATGAAGTCCTGGAAGAGCTTGCCAGGGAGTATGCGGAATCCGTTGTGGAAGACGGAGTCACATGCTGTCATCACACCTGCGGAAACCCCACTCTCAACAGCTATGTTGCAGGTTTGGTCTCAGTCCCCGGTTTCACCGAAGCAATTGAAGAAGCTACGCAGGAATCCCTTGAGCAGGAAGTATTTGAAAAGCACAGCAGCAGTGGGAACAAGGGGAGTTCAACTCCTGTGATTCGGAGTTCTGAGAGCAGCAATCAGACTGTTATGGAGGAAGATGCCGGATACGGGGTTGATTCTCCCGAACCTGCACCCGAAGTCTCAAGATCTTCTGCAGATCCTGATTATGTCGAAGGCTATGAAATGACGCAGGAGACTGTTGAAAATGAGGATGGGGGAGGGATGTCCTTCTCGGGTGCGGACATTTTAGGAACCCTTTTCGTACTGGTTGCGGCCGGAGGAATTTACCTGGGCATACGGAAGAAAAAGTTTTAA
- the cobN gene encoding cobaltochelatase subunit CobN, whose protein sequence is MKEWINNEIDPLNKIKAAGLAVLILLMLFSATPAACSTDIKYELIANTTSDAEGNYVLSGIPNGNYTLVALYNEDKWRRADEQVRVLGTDLSVNLDTSSRDIDANGSQALLDLKGSGGDLTGSAVISGLTRQKQMNADPLPLGFTDVLLLREVVINETLVSSGSGQHLDIAVVTGYRSHELPLKNLMEEINNNSSLNLTFSYFMADYVTENDVDLSGMDVIYINMLSASTALKLTPTVDSAITNGCVVIDDDTLLNESIPLPEDQIESFREKLNNYWLNGAYDQSNLKNLVFCISSDCCGRTDLLYEDPHTLPERAIYHTNMTGYFTDSLDDYLAWYSNRSDGGHVYDPAKPTVAITMYQSYFPFQIEPIDALISELEARDYNVIATYGADSLPSGDFFKQGDEVLVDAIISFTYFGNKFDAEELDVPVINGIVNNYMNRTEYEASSRPLPADKMMKIDLQELWGAIDPVIMAATEVDPETETEMSVSIDYQVDWLIDRVESWVELGEIPESEKKVAIIYYNHGGGKDNIGASYLDVVPSLSGLLDAMAAEGYALNESQAPNETELLNLMLTQGINIGTWAPGELEKMVDTGKVVLLPESTYEEWFSELPEERQQEVIDQWGPAPGEIMVWENESGKYLVIPRIEVGDNVLLAPQPSRGWLDDNEALYHDSELPPHHQYIAFYLWLQHSEEEGGFGSDTLVHFGRHGTQEWLPGKEFGLTRYDWPSLMLGDLPVIYPYVMDGLGEGNEAKRRGGAVIVDHLVPPIVSAGSYGDYANLSEAIFNYEQAEADATLKAAHRSEVLNLTLSLSLDDEFNMTEAENNETYFDNVFLEGLEELLDEYKSQSMPYGLHILGTSPKGEQLTGMVNSMLGTDFADSVNEFNETEGAQLYLLDLVLNRGANSSEAQIEVLGTENETVSTFLSSAEEYAANLALGEEEIRQVLNALDGRFIPGNQGGDPVRNPDALPSGRNFYAFDQRIVPTEAAWTLGQEMADQVLEAYVAEHGTYPKKVAYILWAGETTRHEGVMEAEILYLLGVKPVWKSGRVVDVEAIPMETLGRPRIDVVIQISGLYRDMYPDKVRLLDKAVKVAYAQEDSPNYVRENAEALKSSLMSEVSLNETEALDLALLRIFGAADGDYGTGLPNAIAASDTWESNDALAELYLSKMCNAYGEDIWGENLRELFEKNLEGVEATVHSRSTNLYGTLDNDDFFQYLGGLNLAISSVSGGKYPDSFITNMLTGGDEKVETLEEFLTRETYSRYFNPKWIEGMQGNGYAGAGEMADFIENLWGWEATNPDLISDDMWNQVYRTYMADRELSDWIKQNNPYAYQSMTARMLETARKGNWDASDEILESLAADYAESVVEDGVTCCHHTCGNSLLNRYVSGLVSVPGFTEAIEEATQESLEQEEPEKHSSKGHQTSVAEKLNQTAKSSPEDSASNQTVQNSDAGYGVDSPEPAPEVQMADNPDYVEGYEMQKEAVENEDGGGMSFSGADIFGTLFVVAAAGGIYLGMRKKKM, encoded by the coding sequence ATGAAAGAATGGATAAATAACGAAATAGACCCTTTGAATAAAATAAAAGCTGCCGGATTAGCAGTTTTAATCCTTTTAATGCTGTTTTCCGCAACTCCTGCGGCATGCAGTACTGACATTAAGTACGAACTTATCGCCAACACTACCAGTGACGCTGAAGGCAATTACGTGCTTTCCGGGATTCCGAACGGAAACTATACGCTTGTTGCTCTCTACAACGAGGACAAATGGCGCCGTGCCGACGAACAGGTCCGGGTCCTGGGTACGGATCTTTCGGTGAATCTTGATACTTCTAGCAGGGATATCGATGCAAACGGGTCCCAGGCGCTTCTTGACCTTAAGGGCAGCGGGGGTGACCTTACAGGCAGTGCTGTAATCAGCGGGCTCACCCGCCAGAAGCAGATGAATGCCGACCCTCTGCCTCTGGGCTTTACAGATGTTCTTTTGTTGAGGGAAGTGGTAATAAACGAAACTCTGGTTTCCTCCGGTTCCGGCCAGCACTTGGACATTGCCGTTGTGACCGGATACCGGAGCCATGAGCTTCCCCTCAAGAACCTTATGGAAGAGATCAACAATAACAGCAGCCTGAACCTCACTTTCAGTTATTTTATGGCGGATTATGTGACGGAAAATGACGTCGACCTGAGCGGGATGGACGTTATCTACATCAACATGTTAAGCGCCTCAACCGCCCTGAAGCTCACACCCACGGTGGACAGTGCGATTACTAACGGATGTGTGGTTATTGATGACGACACCCTGCTAAACGAAAGTATTCCCCTTCCTGAAGACCAGATAGAGAGCTTCAGAGAAAAACTGAACAATTACTGGCTTAACGGGGCTTACGACCAGAGCAACCTGAAAAACCTTGTATTCTGCATCTCCAGCGACTGCTGCGGGAGGACCGACCTCCTGTATGAGGACCCGCACACGCTTCCCGAAAGGGCGATCTATCATACGAACATGACAGGGTATTTCACCGATTCCCTGGATGACTATCTTGCCTGGTACTCAAACAGAAGTGACGGAGGGCATGTCTACGACCCGGCAAAGCCCACAGTTGCGATTACCATGTACCAGAGTTATTTCCCCTTCCAGATTGAGCCCATCGATGCCTTGATTTCGGAACTGGAAGCCAGGGACTATAATGTTATCGCCACTTACGGGGCGGATTCCCTTCCTTCCGGGGACTTTTTCAAGCAGGGGGACGAAGTCCTTGTGGACGCCATCATCTCGTTTACGTACTTTGGCAACAAGTTTGATGCCGAGGAACTTGATGTGCCCGTAATCAACGGCATCGTAAACAATTACATGAACAGGACCGAGTATGAAGCCAGCAGCAGGCCGCTTCCTGCGGATAAGATGATGAAGATCGATTTGCAGGAACTCTGGGGAGCTATCGACCCTGTAATAATGGCTGCAACGGAAGTAGACCCTGAGACCGAGACCGAGATGTCAGTTTCCATAGACTACCAGGTGGACTGGCTCATTGACCGCGTCGAAAGCTGGGTAGAGCTCGGGGAGATTCCCGAATCCGAGAAAAAAGTTGCTATCATTTATTATAACCATGGAGGGGGAAAGGACAACATCGGAGCTTCCTATCTTGATGTCGTCCCCAGTCTCTCCGGCCTGCTTGATGCTATGGCTGCCGAAGGATATGCCCTGAACGAAAGCCAGGCCCCGAACGAGACCGAACTCCTTAACCTGATGCTGACTCAGGGCATAAACATAGGAACCTGGGCCCCCGGAGAACTCGAGAAGATGGTTGATACGGGCAAAGTCGTTCTTCTCCCTGAAAGCACATATGAGGAATGGTTTTCGGAGCTTCCCGAAGAGAGGCAGCAGGAAGTCATCGACCAGTGGGGGCCGGCTCCAGGGGAAATCATGGTCTGGGAAAACGAGAGTGGAAAATACCTTGTAATCCCCAGAATCGAGGTTGGGGATAACGTGCTTCTTGCTCCTCAGCCTTCCAGAGGCTGGCTTGATGACAATGAGGCCCTTTACCACGATTCGGAACTGCCTCCCCACCACCAGTACATTGCGTTCTACCTCTGGCTCCAGCATTCCGAAGAGGAAGGCGGGTTTGGCAGTGATACCCTCGTGCATTTCGGCAGGCACGGGACTCAGGAATGGCTTCCCGGAAAAGAATTCGGGCTTACGCGCTACGACTGGCCTTCCCTGATGCTCGGGGACCTGCCTGTGATTTATCCTTATGTGATGGACGGGCTTGGAGAGGGCAATGAGGCAAAACGCAGAGGTGGAGCAGTTATAGTCGATCACCTTGTCCCTCCGATTGTTTCCGCTGGAAGTTATGGGGATTATGCAAACCTGAGCGAAGCGATCTTTAACTATGAACAGGCAGAAGCAGACGCCACCCTTAAAGCGGCTCACAGGTCTGAGGTTTTAAACCTGACCCTGTCCCTTTCCCTGGACGATGAGTTCAACATGACCGAAGCGGAAAACAACGAGACTTACTTTGATAACGTTTTCCTGGAAGGCCTTGAGGAACTTCTGGATGAGTACAAGAGCCAGTCAATGCCTTACGGGCTGCACATCCTGGGCACAAGCCCGAAAGGGGAACAGCTTACGGGGATGGTAAATTCGATGCTTGGCACTGACTTTGCCGATTCGGTAAACGAATTCAACGAAACCGAAGGGGCCCAGCTCTATCTGCTGGATCTGGTCCTGAACCGGGGTGCCAATTCTTCCGAGGCGCAGATAGAGGTTCTCGGGACAGAGAACGAAACCGTCAGTACCTTCCTTTCCAGTGCGGAAGAATATGCTGCAAACCTGGCTCTCGGAGAAGAGGAAATTCGGCAGGTTCTAAACGCACTGGACGGCAGGTTCATTCCCGGAAATCAGGGAGGAGACCCTGTCAGAAATCCGGATGCTCTGCCTTCGGGAAGAAACTTCTATGCTTTTGACCAGCGCATAGTGCCAACAGAAGCTGCCTGGACGCTCGGGCAGGAAATGGCTGACCAGGTGCTTGAAGCCTATGTTGCCGAACACGGGACCTACCCGAAAAAGGTAGCTTACATCCTCTGGGCCGGGGAGACCACAAGGCACGAAGGAGTCATGGAAGCAGAGATCCTCTATCTGCTCGGGGTCAAGCCTGTGTGGAAAAGCGGCAGGGTAGTTGATGTGGAAGCGATCCCCATGGAGACTCTGGGCAGGCCCAGAATTGATGTCGTGATCCAGATATCGGGCCTTTACAGGGACATGTACCCTGATAAGGTGCGCTTGCTGGACAAAGCCGTAAAAGTGGCTTATGCCCAGGAAGATTCTCCCAATTATGTCCGGGAAAATGCCGAAGCCCTTAAATCTTCGCTGATGAGTGAGGTCTCCCTTAATGAAACTGAGGCTCTGGACCTGGCCCTGCTAAGGATTTTCGGGGCTGCGGACGGGGACTACGGCACAGGGCTCCCCAATGCGATCGCTGCAAGTGATACCTGGGAGAGTAATGATGCGCTTGCAGAACTTTATCTCAGCAAGATGTGCAACGCCTACGGAGAAGACATCTGGGGGGAAAACCTGAGGGAGCTTTTCGAAAAGAACCTTGAGGGCGTCGAAGCCACGGTGCACAGCCGGAGCACAAACCTTTACGGGACTCTGGACAATGACGATTTCTTCCAGTACCTCGGAGGGTTGAATCTCGCAATCAGCTCCGTTTCGGGAGGGAAGTACCCGGATTCCTTTATCACGAACATGCTGACCGGGGGAGACGAGAAGGTCGAAACCCTGGAAGAGTTCCTCACAAGGGAAACTTATTCCCGCTATTTCAACCCGAAATGGATCGAAGGCATGCAGGGGAACGGCTATGCGGGAGCCGGGGAAATGGCGGATTTCATTGAAAACCTCTGGGGCTGGGAAGCCACAAACCCTGACCTGATCAGTGATGATATGTGGAACCAGGTGTATCGGACTTACATGGCAGACCGGGAACTCAGCGACTGGATCAAGCAGAATAACCCCTATGCTTATCAGTCCATGACAGCCCGGATGCTTGAGACGGCCCGTAAAGGCAACTGGGATGCCTCGGACGAGATCCTCGAAAGCCTGGCTGCGGATTACGCGGAGTCCGTTGTCGAAGACGGGGTCACCTGCTGCCACCATACCTGCGGAAACTCTCTCCTCAACAGATACGTATCGGGTCTGGTCTCTGTTCCCGGTTTTACCGAGGCAATCGAAGAGGCTACGCAGGAGTCCCTTGAGCAGGAAGAACCTGAAAAGCACAGCAGCAAAGGTCACCAGACAAGTGTTGCCGAAAAACTCAACCAGACTGCCAAGTCAAGCCCCGAGGATTCTGCCAGCAACCAGACAGTTCAAAATTCCGATGCCGGGTATGGCGTCGATTCTCCTGAGCCTGCTCCTGAGGTCCAAATGGCAGATAATCCCGATTATGTGGAGGGCTACGAGATGCAGAAAGAGGCTGTTGAAAATGAGGATGGAGGAGGCATGTCCTTCTCGGGTGCGGATATTTTCGGGACCCTCTTTGTGGTTGCAGCTGCCGGAGGAATCTACCTGGGCATGCGGAAGAAGAAAATGTAA